In Kitasatospora sp. NBC_00240, the following are encoded in one genomic region:
- a CDS encoding DUF5988 family protein has product MIDKHPNVILLGGPAGELPDDHRIHHVTDLDTTLKLFRGNRYEHYRPTPETLRSGADRLRVFTWSHSTFVAE; this is encoded by the coding sequence ATGATCGACAAGCATCCCAACGTGATCCTGCTCGGCGGCCCCGCCGGTGAACTCCCCGACGACCACCGGATCCACCACGTCACGGACCTCGACACCACCCTGAAGCTGTTCCGCGGAAACCGCTACGAGCACTACCGCCCGACCCCCGAGACCCTGCGGTCCGGGGCCGACCGCCTGCGGGTCTTCACCTGGAGCCACAGCACGTTCGTCGCCGAATAG
- the ssuE gene encoding NADPH-dependent FMN reductase, with protein sequence MARVLTLSGSPSAVSRTTRLLGEAARRLDAQHHQVTAVEVRRLPADVLTGSDVHHPAVAEIAELIREADGVVVGTPIYKAAYSGLLKCLLDLLPQYALAGKTVLPLATGGSPAHVLAVDYALRPVLSSMGAAHVTQGWFVLDSHILATPDGATDLAPAAATALDELVDRFSAALGTSVG encoded by the coding sequence ATGGCCCGTGTCCTGACCCTCTCCGGCAGCCCGTCCGCCGTGTCCAGAACGACCCGACTGCTCGGCGAGGCCGCCCGCCGCCTCGACGCACAGCACCACCAGGTCACCGCGGTCGAGGTCCGCAGGCTGCCCGCCGACGTTCTCACCGGCTCCGACGTCCACCACCCGGCGGTCGCCGAGATCGCCGAACTCATCCGCGAGGCCGACGGCGTGGTGGTCGGCACCCCCATCTACAAGGCCGCCTACTCCGGCCTGCTGAAGTGCCTGCTCGACCTCCTGCCGCAGTACGCGCTGGCCGGGAAGACCGTCCTGCCGCTGGCCACCGGGGGCTCCCCGGCGCACGTCCTGGCGGTGGACTACGCGCTGCGCCCGGTCCTGTCCTCGATGGGGGCCGCGCACGTCACCCAGGGCTGGTTCGTCCTGGACAGCCACATCCTCGCCACGCCGGACGGCGCCACCGACCTGGCACCGGCCGCCGCCACCGCCCTCGACGAGCTGGTGGACCGCTTCTCCGCCGCCCTCGGCACCTCCGTCGGCTGA
- a CDS encoding SigE family RNA polymerase sigma factor, producing MTGQARVDAFDRFVAARWPALLHLARLLTGGDRHRAEDLLQEALVKLWFAWPRVAEQAPEAYVRKVLARAAARSARRRWWGEQPVGRLPDPPGAADEAAAVDERTRLEAVLALLPARQRAAVVLRYYQDLPEGQVAEVLGCPVGTARSLTARGVARLRQLLAEAVSPVE from the coding sequence GTGACGGGGCAGGCGCGGGTCGACGCGTTCGACCGCTTCGTGGCGGCTCGCTGGCCGGCGCTGCTCCACCTGGCGCGGCTGCTCACCGGCGGGGACCGGCACCGGGCGGAGGACCTGCTGCAGGAGGCGCTCGTCAAGCTCTGGTTCGCCTGGCCGAGGGTGGCCGAGCAGGCGCCCGAGGCGTACGTACGGAAGGTGCTGGCCCGTGCGGCGGCCCGCTCGGCGCGGCGGCGCTGGTGGGGTGAGCAGCCCGTCGGCCGGCTGCCCGACCCGCCCGGAGCGGCGGACGAGGCGGCGGCCGTGGACGAGCGGACCAGGTTGGAGGCCGTGCTGGCGTTGCTGCCGGCCCGGCAGCGGGCCGCGGTGGTGCTGCGCTACTACCAGGACCTGCCCGAGGGTCAGGTCGCGGAGGTGCTCGGGTGCCCGGTGGGTACCGCCCGGTCGCTGACGGCCCGTGGCGTCGCGCGGTTGCGGCAGTTGCTGGCGGAGGCGGTCAGCCCGGTCGAGTGA
- a CDS encoding DUF6059 family protein, with amino-acid sequence MPVPLFDGTEQCDPQTSDPQTSDPQTSAGAGPPAGHPERLVPGVPPTPVERDLWERLARLS; translated from the coding sequence GTGCCGGTACCGCTCTTCGACGGTACCGAGCAGTGCGATCCGCAGACCTCCGATCCGCAGACGTCCGACCCGCAGACGTCCGCCGGCGCCGGCCCGCCGGCCGGGCACCCCGAGCGGCTGGTGCCCGGCGTACCGCCCACCCCCGTCGAACGGGACCTGTGGGAGCGGCTCGCCAGGCTCTCCTGA
- a CDS encoding phosphopantetheine-binding protein gives MSDTDGLRELITVAGDELGLDIAPQDATVDFDELPGWDSLHLLTLLTALERVTGRRLSLPDLLEARTIAEVFEIASAQPAA, from the coding sequence ATGAGCGACACCGACGGGCTGCGGGAGCTGATCACCGTGGCCGGGGACGAACTGGGCCTGGACATCGCACCGCAGGACGCCACCGTGGACTTCGACGAACTCCCCGGCTGGGACTCCCTGCACCTGCTGACCCTGCTCACCGCCCTGGAGCGGGTCACCGGCCGCAGGCTCTCGCTCCCCGACCTGCTGGAGGCCCGGACCATCGCCGAGGTCTTCGAGATCGCCTCCGCCCAGCCTGCCGCCTGA
- a CDS encoding choice-of-anchor C family protein — MSFSRTRLAVAAVLVAGTTALAAPAQAAGGHRALSHFDDGSFETPKAPANAFTGLTAGQAIGPWQVTAGSVDLIGAGFWQAAEGDQSLDLNGSGSGTVAQSFTTVPGATYSVTYALAGNPEGGVALRTGRALIDGQNFQDFTFDITGRTRTAMGYVGHQFSFVAQGASTTLSFTSTVAGAYGPVIDNVQVKECKPCCG, encoded by the coding sequence ATGTCGTTCTCGCGCACCCGCCTCGCCGTCGCCGCCGTGCTCGTCGCCGGCACCACCGCACTGGCTGCCCCGGCCCAGGCCGCCGGCGGCCACCGCGCTCTCAGCCACTTCGACGACGGCAGCTTCGAGACGCCCAAGGCCCCGGCGAACGCCTTCACCGGCCTGACCGCCGGCCAGGCCATCGGCCCGTGGCAGGTCACCGCCGGCAGTGTGGACCTGATCGGCGCCGGCTTCTGGCAGGCCGCCGAGGGCGACCAGTCGCTGGACCTCAACGGCTCCGGCAGCGGTACCGTCGCCCAGAGCTTCACCACCGTCCCGGGCGCCACCTACTCCGTCACCTACGCGCTCGCCGGCAACCCGGAGGGCGGGGTGGCCCTGCGAACCGGCCGGGCGCTGATCGACGGCCAGAACTTCCAGGACTTCACCTTCGACATCACCGGCCGGACGAGGACCGCCATGGGCTACGTCGGGCACCAGTTCAGCTTCGTCGCGCAGGGCGCGTCCACCACGCTGAGCTTCACCAGCACCGTCGCCGGGGCGTACGGCCCGGTCATCGACAACGTCCAGGTGAAGGAGTG
- a CDS encoding HAD-IIIC family phosphatase, whose amino-acid sequence METPVAADPARTLLDLRRGGRLAAEYPAVRALLAEADARQTAHAGRVLGGLDPDEVLAAHPGTPALTVAVVGHGTVGPLLGPLTGELARHGLLLRPYQGVFDSWVFELSDPGSALYAASPDLALCLLDPTVVFDEVPLPWRPADVARVLAEKTALVEKLAARFADTARGTLVLNTLPLPRRYTAQLIDHRSRAELGALWREANARLLRLGADNASVVVIDLDPLLAEGVPAADPRLDVYAKVHLSEPLLAAYAREIGHLARHVAGLTSKVLVLDLDQTVWGGILGDDGPEGIEVAGGHRGEAFRAFQRVAKQIGSQGVLLAAVSKNDREPVLDVLRDHPDMTLRHEDFVRVTADWRPKSESITALAKALNLATGGFVFVDDSTFERGLVRHELPEVAVVAVDDEPALHVERLLRDGWFDVRRLTGEDRTRAELYRGEVARSDFLQGFASVADYLDELGVKVRLRPVTSEELPRVSQLTLRTNQFNLTTRRLQPAEVAAYAAAEGSGILTVRSADRFGDNGLVGAVFLERRDGELRIDNFLLSCRVFSRGIEQGVLSAVLGLADGAGLHAVTGHYRPTPRNHVVKDLFPRYGFTPVQNGTDTSVSEGLAFRHDLSTALHPPGHLRLDADPAGLLEGAHA is encoded by the coding sequence ATGGAGACGCCCGTGGCCGCCGATCCGGCGCGCACCCTGCTCGACCTCCGCCGCGGCGGACGGCTCGCCGCCGAGTACCCGGCCGTCCGCGCGCTGCTCGCCGAGGCGGACGCCCGGCAGACGGCGCACGCGGGCCGGGTGCTGGGCGGACTCGACCCCGACGAGGTGCTGGCCGCCCACCCGGGCACCCCCGCACTCACCGTGGCCGTCGTCGGCCACGGCACGGTCGGCCCGCTGCTCGGTCCACTGACCGGCGAGCTGGCCCGGCACGGACTACTGCTGCGCCCCTACCAAGGCGTCTTCGACAGCTGGGTGTTCGAGCTGTCGGACCCGGGCAGCGCGCTCTACGCGGCCTCCCCCGACCTGGCGCTCTGCCTGCTGGACCCGACCGTGGTCTTCGACGAGGTGCCGCTGCCCTGGCGGCCGGCCGACGTGGCCCGGGTGCTCGCCGAGAAGACCGCCCTGGTCGAGAAGCTGGCGGCCCGCTTCGCGGACACCGCGCGCGGCACCCTGGTGCTCAACACCCTGCCCCTGCCCCGCCGGTACACCGCCCAGCTGATCGACCACCGCTCCCGCGCCGAGCTGGGCGCGCTCTGGCGGGAGGCGAACGCCCGGCTGCTGCGCCTCGGCGCGGACAACGCCTCGGTGGTCGTGATCGACCTCGACCCGCTGCTCGCCGAGGGCGTCCCCGCCGCCGATCCCCGGCTGGACGTCTATGCCAAGGTGCACCTGTCCGAGCCCCTGCTGGCCGCCTACGCCCGCGAGATCGGCCACCTGGCCCGCCATGTCGCCGGCCTCACCAGCAAGGTGCTCGTCCTCGACCTGGACCAGACCGTCTGGGGCGGGATCCTGGGCGACGACGGCCCGGAGGGCATCGAAGTCGCCGGCGGCCACCGGGGCGAGGCGTTCCGGGCGTTCCAGCGGGTGGCCAAGCAGATCGGCTCGCAGGGCGTGCTGCTGGCCGCCGTCAGCAAGAACGACCGCGAGCCGGTGCTCGACGTGCTGCGCGACCACCCCGACATGACGCTGCGCCATGAGGACTTCGTCCGGGTGACCGCCGACTGGCGGCCCAAGTCGGAGAGCATCACCGCCCTCGCCAAGGCGCTCAATCTCGCCACCGGCGGCTTCGTCTTCGTCGACGACTCCACCTTCGAACGCGGGCTGGTCCGACATGAGTTGCCCGAGGTGGCCGTGGTGGCCGTCGACGACGAGCCCGCCCTCCACGTCGAACGGCTGCTGCGGGACGGCTGGTTCGACGTCCGGCGGCTGACCGGCGAGGACCGCACCCGGGCCGAGCTCTACCGGGGCGAGGTGGCCCGCAGCGACTTCCTGCAGGGCTTCGCCTCGGTCGCGGACTATCTGGACGAACTCGGTGTCAAGGTCCGGCTGCGGCCGGTGACCTCCGAGGAGCTGCCCAGGGTCTCCCAACTCACCCTTCGGACGAACCAGTTCAACCTGACCACCCGGAGACTGCAACCCGCCGAAGTCGCCGCGTACGCCGCGGCGGAGGGCTCCGGGATCCTGACGGTGCGCTCCGCCGACCGGTTCGGCGACAACGGCCTGGTGGGCGCCGTCTTCCTGGAGCGCAGGGACGGCGAACTGCGGATCGACAACTTCCTGCTCAGCTGCCGGGTGTTCTCCCGCGGCATCGAACAGGGCGTGCTCTCCGCCGTCCTGGGCCTCGCCGACGGCGCCGGCCTGCACGCGGTCACCGGACACTACCGGCCGACCCCGCGCAACCACGTCGTCAAGGACCTCTTCCCCCGCTACGGGTTCACCCCCGTGCAGAACGGCACCGACACCTCCGTGAGCGAGGGCCTCGCCTTCCGCCACGACCTGAGCACCGCACTGCACCCGCCCGGCCACCTGCGGCTCGACGCCGACCCGGCCGGCCTTCTGGAAGGAGCGCACGCATGA
- a CDS encoding phospholipid carrier-dependent glycosyltransferase: MRRPPRLSPAALRRLARWSGWGGPLLVTLLAGLARFWRLDSPRAVVFDETYYAKDAWSLLRLGYEGSWPDRLVADPQILGRPQVIPLSDAGAFVAHPPAGKWVIALGEWMFGLGPFGWRFMTAALGTLSVLMLCRIGRRLFRSTLLGCLAGALMAVDGLHYVMSRTALLDLVVMVFALAAFGCLLVDRDRTRDRLAAALPVGGAGRGDGDDRAHPDGHTAARAGTGPRPWRLAAGLFLGLSASVKWNGLYFLAFFLVLTLLWDAGARRTAGAHHPYRAVLRKDLWSALSLVLVTALTYLATWTGWLRSDHGYGRHWADGRGGTWSWIPAPLRSLWHYEYDVYQFNVGLHTPHPYESNPWSWLVLGRPVLFHHTQAEPGTAGCPAATACSQTILALGTPLLWWSACCALVYLLFRWALRRDWRAGAVLCGVGAGYLPWFLYQDRTIFSFYAVAFVPYLSLAVTMMLGALPGPPGASDRRRVRGVLVAGVLVLLIGWNFVHFVPLYTGQSIPYADWRARLWLDSWF; the protein is encoded by the coding sequence ATGCGGCGCCCGCCCCGGCTGTCCCCGGCGGCGCTGCGCCGCCTGGCGCGCTGGTCCGGCTGGGGCGGGCCGCTGCTGGTGACCCTCCTCGCCGGGCTGGCGCGCTTCTGGCGGCTGGACAGCCCGCGGGCGGTCGTGTTCGACGAGACGTACTACGCCAAGGACGCCTGGTCCCTGCTGCGGCTCGGCTACGAGGGCAGCTGGCCGGACCGCCTGGTCGCCGACCCGCAGATCCTGGGCCGCCCCCAGGTGATCCCGCTCTCCGACGCCGGGGCCTTCGTCGCGCACCCACCGGCGGGCAAGTGGGTGATCGCCCTCGGCGAGTGGATGTTCGGCCTCGGCCCGTTCGGCTGGCGCTTCATGACGGCGGCCCTGGGCACGCTCTCGGTGCTGATGCTGTGCCGCATCGGGCGCCGCCTGTTCCGCTCCACCCTGCTGGGCTGCCTGGCCGGGGCACTGATGGCGGTGGACGGCCTGCACTACGTGATGAGCCGCACCGCGCTGCTCGACCTCGTCGTGATGGTCTTCGCCCTGGCGGCGTTCGGCTGCCTGCTGGTCGACCGGGACCGCACGCGGGACCGGCTCGCCGCCGCCCTGCCGGTCGGCGGGGCCGGGCGCGGGGACGGGGACGACCGGGCACACCCGGACGGGCACACCGCCGCCCGCGCCGGGACGGGCCCGCGCCCCTGGCGGCTCGCGGCCGGCCTCTTCCTCGGACTGTCGGCCTCGGTCAAGTGGAACGGCCTGTACTTCCTCGCCTTCTTCCTCGTCCTCACCCTGCTGTGGGACGCCGGCGCCCGCCGCACCGCGGGAGCGCACCACCCCTACCGCGCGGTGCTGCGCAAGGACCTCTGGTCGGCACTGTCCCTCGTCCTGGTCACCGCCCTGACCTACCTGGCGACCTGGACCGGCTGGCTCCGCTCCGACCACGGGTACGGGCGGCACTGGGCGGACGGCCGCGGCGGCACCTGGTCCTGGATCCCGGCCCCGCTCCGCAGCCTGTGGCACTACGAGTACGACGTCTACCAGTTCAACGTGGGGCTGCACACGCCCCACCCGTACGAATCGAACCCCTGGAGCTGGCTGGTCCTCGGGCGCCCCGTCCTGTTCCACCACACCCAGGCGGAGCCCGGCACGGCCGGCTGCCCCGCGGCGACCGCCTGCTCGCAGACCATCCTCGCCCTGGGAACACCGCTGCTGTGGTGGTCGGCCTGCTGCGCGCTGGTGTACCTCCTCTTCCGGTGGGCGCTGCGACGCGACTGGCGCGCCGGCGCCGTCCTGTGCGGGGTGGGGGCCGGCTACCTGCCCTGGTTCCTCTACCAGGACCGCACGATCTTCTCCTTCTACGCGGTCGCCTTCGTGCCCTACCTGAGCCTGGCCGTGACGATGATGCTGGGAGCCCTGCCCGGGCCGCCGGGGGCGAGCGACCGGCGCCGTGTGCGGGGCGTGCTGGTGGCCGGGGTGCTCGTCCTGCTGATCGGCTGGAACTTCGTCCACTTCGTCCCGCTCTACACGGGGCAGAGCATCCCGTACGCCGACTGGCGCGCCAGACTGTGGCTCGACAGCTGGTTCTGA
- a CDS encoding alpha/beta hydrolase, which produces MQFTSEQRLDDGVLEREFTLGEIPGILWTPGAASASAPVPLILLGHPPLGLRGMYPRLVDRARQAAADGFAAATIELPGSGDRPRWAAAEQARAELRRAMEAGEPIGDEIIDALVLPLVERAVPEWQAALDALLALPEIGGPVGYSGGVISIGTRLAVVEPRISAAVLFAGSFVPRAMFEEARRVTIPLHVLLQWDDEGNDRQAALDLFDAFGSKEKTLHANMGGHTGVPQFAGDAAARFFTRHLS; this is translated from the coding sequence ATGCAATTCACTTCTGAGCAGCGCCTCGACGACGGCGTCCTCGAGCGCGAATTCACCCTCGGCGAGATCCCCGGCATCCTGTGGACGCCCGGGGCGGCATCCGCGTCCGCGCCGGTGCCGCTGATCCTGCTCGGCCACCCCCCGCTCGGGCTGCGCGGGATGTACCCCCGGCTGGTGGATCGGGCCCGGCAGGCCGCGGCGGACGGCTTCGCCGCCGCCACCATCGAGCTCCCGGGGAGCGGTGACCGGCCCCGTTGGGCCGCCGCCGAGCAGGCTCGCGCCGAGCTGCGCCGGGCCATGGAGGCCGGCGAACCGATCGGTGACGAGATCATCGACGCCCTCGTCCTCCCGCTGGTCGAAAGGGCGGTCCCGGAATGGCAGGCCGCCTTGGACGCGCTCCTCGCGCTGCCCGAGATCGGCGGTCCGGTGGGGTACTCGGGGGGAGTGATCTCCATCGGGACCAGGCTGGCGGTGGTCGAGCCGCGCATCTCGGCCGCCGTTCTGTTCGCCGGGAGTTTCGTTCCTCGCGCGATGTTCGAGGAGGCCCGCCGGGTCACCATTCCGCTGCACGTCCTGCTGCAGTGGGACGACGAGGGGAACGACCGGCAGGCGGCCCTGGATCTGTTCGACGCCTTCGGCTCCAAGGAGAAGACGCTGCACGCCAACATGGGTGGGCACACCGGCGTCCCGCAGTTCGCGGGGGACGCGGCGGCCCGATTCTTCACCCGGCATCTGAGCTAG